One window from the genome of Leuconostoc suionicum encodes:
- a CDS encoding Firmicu-CTERM sorting domain-containing protein: MRFKKILTLFVLAISLFTVTSLYPIPAKADTANNYNITIDGNFEDWADKPKTDIFFDYNNGNVTKQGSFLSDDKYLYIYIDMDPYNKGHNYRFQGSGWNVQVGNNITSLTFSVDGGIWSLQPGSKAAISSVWSWSNNDPDKLFINQQIPGVTGYVTTEKSSNGWAYRDRAEIKIPLSGFLKNPDMVQSLIIYDTDNMGQQKVTVTGASTGGNLIVLSGFIMAILLVLFGKFLKNRKEREANFLEYLFIN; the protein is encoded by the coding sequence TTGCGTTTCAAAAAGATACTAACATTGTTTGTTTTGGCAATAAGTCTGTTTACAGTCACCTCACTGTATCCGATCCCAGCTAAAGCAGACACAGCGAATAATTACAATATTACAATTGATGGTAACTTTGAGGATTGGGCAGACAAACCTAAGACAGATATCTTCTTTGACTATAACAATGGCAATGTTACCAAACAGGGTTCTTTTTTATCTGACGATAAGTACTTATATATTTATATTGATATGGATCCTTATAACAAAGGACACAATTATAGATTTCAAGGAAGTGGTTGGAATGTCCAAGTTGGTAACAATATTACTAGTTTAACCTTTTCAGTTGATGGTGGAATATGGTCTCTTCAACCTGGTTCCAAAGCTGCTATCTCTTCTGTTTGGTCTTGGAGCAATAATGATCCTGATAAATTATTTATCAACCAACAAATTCCAGGTGTGACTGGTTATGTTACCACTGAAAAATCGAGTAATGGATGGGCATATCGCGATCGTGCAGAGATTAAGATCCCATTAAGTGGCTTTTTAAAAAATCCAGATATGGTGCAAAGCCTCATAATCTATGATACCGATAACATGGGACAACAAAAAGTAACGGTAACTGGTGCTAGTACGGGCGGAAATCTGATCGTTTTAAGCGGTTTTATTATGGCGATTCTGTTAGTTTTATTTGGCAAGTTTTTAAAAAATAGAAAGGAAAGAGAGGCTAATTTTCTTGAGTATCTTTTTATTAATTAG
- a CDS encoding glycoside hydrolase family 13 protein translates to MNKKMWWQNAVVYQVYPKSFQDSNDDGIGDLRGIINRLDYIEKLGVDVIWLNPVYKTSNIDGGYDISDYKSINPTFGDMHDFEELLGKAHERGLKIMMDLVVNHSSFEHEWFQKSISSKSTDNKYRDYYIWRDPVNDHEPNNWGSFFSGPAWTLDKSSGQYYLHLFAKEQPDLNWDNPELRHSIFDMMNWWATKGIDGFRMDVISLISKPIGLPDGRIHGSELYGDAAEIVANGPHIHDYLTEMNKHVLKKHDWITVGETIGVDTKEAEKYANLDGTELNMVFQFEHVSLDGNDNPALGKWSDNHVSLKKLRDNLTKWQKSLYGKAWNSLYWNNHDQPRAISRFGNDSEEYREVSGKMLAALLHFMQGTPYIYQGEELGMTNAGFQELSQYKDLESINAYEELVEKEKLITSQDMMTYLRARSRDNSRTPMQWNRDIYAGFSHVKPWLSVNPNYQAINAEDELSDPNSLFYFYQKLIKLRHTLPVITDGDFNLFKENEEDKEVFAYTRKNKNETLFVIANFTSHSVTRQYDVPSESKLIIQNYPTNDNQVLKPYEVKVYLYTSPSTTLHL, encoded by the coding sequence ATGAATAAAAAAATGTGGTGGCAAAATGCTGTTGTATACCAAGTTTATCCAAAAAGTTTTCAAGATAGTAATGACGATGGTATAGGTGATTTGAGAGGCATAATAAATCGTCTTGACTATATCGAAAAACTGGGCGTTGACGTTATATGGTTGAATCCCGTCTATAAAACCTCCAATATTGATGGTGGTTACGATATTTCGGATTATAAAAGCATCAACCCTACTTTCGGCGACATGCATGATTTTGAAGAACTACTAGGCAAAGCCCACGAACGTGGATTAAAAATAATGATGGATCTTGTGGTTAACCATAGTTCTTTTGAACATGAGTGGTTCCAAAAGAGCATCAGCAGCAAAAGTACGGATAATAAGTATCGAGATTATTATATTTGGCGTGACCCAGTTAATGATCATGAACCAAATAACTGGGGCTCCTTCTTTTCTGGCCCTGCATGGACACTTGACAAGAGTTCTGGACAGTACTATCTGCATTTATTTGCCAAAGAACAGCCCGATTTGAATTGGGATAATCCAGAACTCAGGCATTCAATATTCGACATGATGAATTGGTGGGCTACAAAAGGAATTGATGGTTTTCGTATGGACGTCATTTCCCTTATTTCAAAACCAATAGGATTACCTGATGGTCGAATACACGGTTCAGAATTATATGGTGATGCTGCTGAAATTGTCGCCAATGGGCCACATATTCATGACTATCTAACTGAAATGAACAAACATGTCTTGAAAAAGCATGACTGGATTACAGTTGGTGAAACTATCGGAGTTGATACAAAAGAAGCGGAGAAATATGCCAATTTAGATGGAACAGAACTAAACATGGTTTTTCAGTTTGAACATGTTAGCCTTGATGGAAACGACAACCCAGCACTCGGAAAATGGTCCGATAACCACGTGTCATTGAAAAAATTACGTGATAATTTGACCAAGTGGCAGAAGTCACTGTATGGTAAGGCATGGAACAGTTTGTATTGGAATAACCATGATCAACCCCGGGCTATATCACGATTTGGCAACGACTCAGAAGAATATCGAGAAGTTTCTGGAAAAATGTTGGCTGCCCTTTTACATTTCATGCAAGGTACACCTTATATATATCAAGGTGAGGAACTAGGGATGACAAATGCTGGTTTTCAGGAATTGTCACAATATAAAGATTTGGAATCCATCAATGCCTATGAAGAGCTAGTTGAAAAGGAAAAATTAATTACATCTCAGGATATGATGACATATCTTCGGGCACGGTCACGTGATAACTCAAGAACTCCGATGCAATGGAATAGAGATATTTACGCAGGCTTTAGTCATGTCAAACCATGGCTATCTGTGAACCCCAATTATCAAGCAATTAACGCAGAGGATGAATTATCAGATCCAAATTCACTGTTTTATTTTTATCAAAAATTGATTAAACTACGCCATACTTTACCAGTGATTACCGATGGTGATTTCAATTTATTCAAAGAAAATGAGGAAGATAAGGAAGTTTTCGCCTATACACGAAAAAACAAAAACGAAACCTTGTTCGTCATTGCGAACTTCACCTCTCATTCGGTCACACGCCAATACGATGTACCCTCTGAAAGCAAGTTAATTATTCAAAATTATCCAACAAATGACAATCAAGTATTAAAACCATATGAGGTCAAAGTGTACCTGTATACTTCTCCCTCAACCACACTGCATCTATAA